The proteins below are encoded in one region of Pseudonocardia sp. DSM 110487:
- a CDS encoding ABC transporter permease, with protein MSELPTTAVTADLAEPSRRGRGTAAFVLRTLGGGLVSVGLIVVLGFFLFRVLPGDPVRTMTRDRPGNPEQLARLRAEFGLDRPLPAQFVDYLADMARGDLGTSYVYSRPVTEIILGRLGPTVLLTGTALVVSVALGLWLGSRAAWRHGSVFDRVATGTALVLWSVPTFWLGLIALMVFAVGLDLFPTGGMTSPGGVDGFVPAVLDVAHHLVLPCLTMVAVVYAQYLMVMRSSLLEEMAADYLTTARAKGLREDLVRRRHAVPNALLPTITIIFLHVGLVVAGAVTVETVFSWPGLGLLTYQALAVPDIPLLQGTLITLSVAVVLMNVLADLGYRLVDPRVRAS; from the coding sequence ATGAGTGAGCTGCCCACGACGGCGGTGACCGCCGACCTCGCCGAGCCATCCCGCCGGGGCCGCGGCACCGCGGCGTTCGTGCTGCGGACGCTCGGCGGCGGGCTGGTGAGCGTCGGGCTGATCGTCGTCCTCGGGTTCTTCCTGTTCCGCGTGCTGCCCGGCGACCCGGTCCGCACGATGACGCGGGACCGGCCGGGCAACCCCGAGCAGCTCGCCCGGCTACGTGCCGAGTTCGGGCTGGACCGGCCGCTGCCCGCGCAGTTCGTCGACTACCTGGCCGACATGGCCCGCGGCGACCTCGGCACGTCCTACGTCTACAGCAGGCCGGTCACCGAGATCATCCTCGGCAGGCTCGGGCCGACCGTGCTGCTCACCGGCACCGCACTCGTGGTCTCGGTGGCGCTCGGGCTGTGGCTGGGCAGCCGGGCCGCGTGGCGGCACGGGAGCGTGTTCGACCGGGTGGCCACCGGCACGGCGCTCGTGCTGTGGTCGGTGCCCACGTTCTGGCTGGGGCTGATCGCGCTCATGGTGTTCGCGGTGGGCCTCGACCTGTTCCCCACCGGCGGCATGACCTCGCCCGGCGGGGTCGACGGGTTCGTGCCCGCCGTGCTGGACGTCGCCCACCACCTCGTGCTGCCGTGCCTGACGATGGTGGCGGTCGTCTACGCCCAGTACCTCATGGTCATGCGCTCCTCGCTGCTGGAAGAGATGGCCGCCGACTACCTCACCACCGCCCGCGCCAAGGGCCTGCGCGAGGACCTCGTGCGGCGCCGGCACGCGGTGCCCAACGCGCTGCTGCCCACGATCACGATCATCTTCCTGCACGTCGGGCTCGTGGTGGCGGGCGCGGTCACGGTCGAGACGGTGTTCTCGTGGCCGGGCCTCGGCCTGCTGACCTACCAGGCTCTCGCGGTGCCGGACATCCCGCTGCTGCAGGGCACGCTGATCACGCTGTCGGTGGCCGTCGTGCTCATGAACGTCCTCGCCGACCTCGGCTACCGGCTGGTCGACCCGCGGGTGCGGGCGTCGTGA
- a CDS encoding monovalent cation/H+ antiporter complex subunit F, protein MTVVFVVVLALLCAAGALTLVRLLRGPDTLDRIAALDVFVILIVAAAAVYVAIHRDGSNIPLLAAVALLGFVGSATGTRLAERRKGHR, encoded by the coding sequence GTGACGGTCGTCTTCGTCGTCGTGCTGGCGCTGCTGTGCGCCGCCGGTGCGCTCACGCTCGTCCGGCTGCTGCGCGGGCCGGACACCCTGGACCGGATCGCCGCCCTCGACGTGTTCGTGATCCTCATCGTGGCCGCCGCCGCGGTGTACGTCGCGATCCACCGCGACGGCTCCAACATCCCGCTGCTCGCCGCGGTCGCGCTGCTGGGGTTCGTCGGGTCGGCCACCGGCACCCGGCTGGCGGAGCGCAGGAAGGGGCACCGATGA
- a CDS encoding M20/M25/M40 family metallo-hydrolase, producing MQVVDPAHGVADLCSALVRIDTTNRSRGDAVGEREAAELVARVLADEAGLEPALLESAPRRTSVVARVAGRDPGLGALLVHGHLDVVPADPAGWTVPPFSGAVRDGYVWGRGAVDMKDACASVLAVLRSWPARGVRPRRDVVVAFVADEETGGAYGAEWLVAQHRGLFDGCAAAIGEGGGFPHPAGGVRFYPVGTAERGTLHLRLTATGRGGHGSRPNPDNAVVALVEALARVAAHRFPVRLTPTVCEYLLRTAEAVGVPAELDSDAGVDATIARLGHAGRLAAGVVRHTMTPTALAAGGAVNVIPPVATAMVDTRVLPGGLDEVIAVLRELLGPRVRHEVVVQADPVQAPFDSPWFAAMADALRAGDPHAVVVPYCLGGGTDAKAFSALGIPCYGFAPLGPAPDGDGYDHRAMAHAVDERVPISGLEFGARVLDRFLLQV from the coding sequence ATGCAGGTGGTCGATCCGGCGCACGGCGTTGCCGACCTGTGCTCCGCGCTGGTGCGCATCGACACGACGAACCGGTCCCGCGGCGACGCGGTCGGCGAGCGGGAGGCGGCCGAGCTCGTCGCCAGGGTGCTCGCCGACGAGGCCGGGCTCGAGCCGGCGCTGCTCGAATCGGCCCCGCGGCGCACGAGCGTCGTGGCGCGCGTGGCCGGTCGCGATCCCGGGCTCGGCGCGCTGCTGGTGCACGGGCACCTCGACGTCGTGCCCGCCGACCCGGCCGGCTGGACGGTGCCGCCGTTCTCGGGGGCGGTGCGGGACGGCTACGTGTGGGGCCGCGGCGCGGTGGACATGAAGGACGCCTGCGCCAGCGTGCTGGCGGTGCTGCGCTCGTGGCCGGCTCGCGGCGTGCGTCCCCGCCGGGACGTGGTGGTCGCGTTCGTCGCGGACGAGGAGACCGGGGGCGCCTACGGCGCCGAGTGGCTGGTGGCGCAGCACCGGGGACTGTTCGACGGGTGCGCTGCCGCCATCGGTGAGGGAGGTGGGTTCCCGCATCCGGCGGGCGGGGTGCGGTTCTACCCCGTCGGCACGGCCGAGCGGGGCACCCTGCACCTGCGGCTGACCGCCACCGGGCGGGGCGGGCACGGCTCGCGGCCGAACCCGGACAACGCCGTCGTCGCGCTGGTCGAGGCGCTCGCCCGGGTGGCAGCGCACCGGTTCCCGGTGCGGCTCACGCCGACCGTCTGCGAGTACCTCCTGCGCACGGCGGAGGCCGTGGGCGTGCCCGCGGAGCTGGATTCCGACGCCGGCGTGGACGCGACGATCGCGCGGCTGGGCCATGCGGGCCGGCTGGCGGCCGGGGTGGTGCGTCACACGATGACGCCCACGGCGCTGGCCGCGGGCGGCGCCGTGAACGTGATCCCGCCGGTGGCCACGGCGATGGTGGACACGCGGGTGCTGCCCGGCGGGTTGGACGAGGTGATCGCGGTGCTGCGCGAGCTCCTCGGTCCACGGGTGCGGCACGAGGTCGTCGTGCAGGCCGATCCGGTGCAGGCGCCGTTCGACTCGCCGTGGTTCGCGGCGATGGCCGATGCGCTGCGGGCGGGCGATCCGCACGCCGTTGTCGTGCCGTACTGCCTAGGCGGGGGCACCGACGCGAAGGCGTTCTCCGCGCTCGGGATCCCGTGCTACGGATTCGCCCCGCTGGGGCCTGCCCCGGACGGGGACGGCTACGACCACCGAGCGATGGCGCACGCCGTGGACGAGCGGGTGCCGATCAGCGGTCTGGAGTTCGGCGCGCGGGTGCTCGACCGCTTCCTGCTGCAGGTCTGA
- a CDS encoding Na+/H+ antiporter subunit E, whose protein sequence is MTRSLPAVLWLTFVWVLLWGTFSPASIVGGILVAVLVTALFRLPPATDRLPVRPLPVLRLALFLLWDLAVSGAEVSWQVLRHGPRASGAIMAMPLISSSDRVVTVMANALSLSPGTMALQIDHDHDVWYVYALGPRDQAGVERARRRVVDMQRRVLAALGSPGEQAEAERVLGRMS, encoded by the coding sequence GTGACGCGCAGCTTGCCGGCCGTGCTGTGGCTGACCTTCGTCTGGGTCCTGCTGTGGGGCACCTTCTCGCCGGCGTCAATCGTGGGTGGCATCCTCGTCGCGGTGCTGGTCACGGCGCTGTTCCGGCTGCCGCCCGCCACCGATCGGCTGCCGGTGCGCCCGCTGCCCGTCCTCCGGCTCGCCCTGTTCCTGCTGTGGGACCTGGCGGTGTCCGGGGCCGAGGTGAGCTGGCAGGTGCTGCGGCACGGCCCGCGCGCCAGTGGCGCGATCATGGCCATGCCGCTGATCTCGTCGTCGGACCGGGTGGTCACGGTGATGGCCAACGCCCTCTCGCTGTCCCCCGGCACGATGGCGCTGCAGATCGACCACGACCACGACGTCTGGTACGTCTACGCGCTGGGCCCCCGCGACCAGGCGGGCGTGGAGCGGGCCCGGCGGCGCGTCGTGGACATGCAGCGGCGGGTGCTGGCCGCACTGGGCTCCCCTGGCGAACAGGCGGAGGCGGAGCGCGTGCTGGGGAGGATGTCGTGA
- the mnhG gene encoding monovalent cation/H(+) antiporter subunit G, which produces MIDPVAIDIVSAVLLLTGAMSCLLGALGLVRLPDLPSRMQAATKPQTLGLLLILAGTALRVELESAVTLLLVGLFQVITAPVISQLLGRSAYRAGTVRRELLVVDELAGKMPEERSS; this is translated from the coding sequence ATGATCGACCCAGTTGCGATCGACATCGTCTCCGCGGTGCTGCTGCTCACCGGCGCCATGTCGTGCCTGCTCGGGGCGCTCGGGCTGGTGCGGCTGCCGGACCTGCCGAGCCGCATGCAGGCCGCCACCAAGCCGCAGACACTCGGGCTGCTGCTGATCCTCGCCGGCACCGCGCTGCGGGTGGAGCTGGAGAGCGCGGTGACGTTGCTGCTGGTCGGGCTGTTCCAGGTGATCACTGCACCGGTGATCTCGCAGCTGCTCGGCCGCTCTGCGTACCGGGCCGGCACCGTGCGCAGGGAGTTGCTGGTCGTCGACGAGCTGGCCGGGAAGATGCCTGAGGAGCGGTCGTCCTAG
- a CDS encoding Na(+)/H(+) antiporter subunit C: protein MTTVNLVMAATVGVLYGTGFTLLLSRSLMRVLIGVVVLGHGTNLLLQLAGGPPGRPPILGAASPDEFTDALPQALALTAVVITFALTTFLLALGYRSYVLVGHDEVQDDVEDRRIARQKTPSAPLEDDGEDEADPLAPAERADEHVEAEARRDAP from the coding sequence ATGACGACCGTCAACCTCGTGATGGCCGCCACCGTCGGCGTGCTCTACGGCACCGGTTTCACGCTGCTGCTGTCGCGCTCGCTCATGCGGGTGCTGATCGGCGTCGTCGTGCTGGGGCACGGCACCAACCTGCTCCTGCAGCTGGCGGGCGGGCCGCCGGGCAGGCCACCGATCCTGGGCGCGGCGTCGCCCGATGAGTTCACCGACGCCCTGCCGCAGGCGCTCGCCCTCACCGCGGTCGTGATCACCTTCGCGCTCACGACGTTCCTGCTCGCGCTCGGCTACCGCTCCTACGTCCTCGTCGGCCACGACGAGGTGCAGGACGACGTCGAGGACCGGCGGATCGCGCGGCAGAAGACGCCGTCCGCGCCGCTCGAGGACGACGGTGAGGACGAGGCGGATCCCCTCGCACCCGCCGAGCGCGCCGACGAGCACGTGGAGGCCGAGGCAAGGAGGGATGCCCCGTGA
- a CDS encoding Na+/H+ antiporter subunit D, producing the protein MSALLPLPVLLPMLGAALSIVGSRSAWLQRVVGIVVLAAVAVLAAVLLVAADRQGPIVAELGGWPAPVGIALVADRLSALLLLVSTLVTLAVLVYAIDQRIADYGSATASTTFHPMYLMLCAGVSLAYLTGDLFTLFVAFELMLTASYVLITRRTGANRIRAGMTYVTVSLLSSLLFLTAVAMVYAATGTVNLADLAGRVGELPPGLQTVLALMLLVVFGIKAAIVPLHSWLPDSYPNAPGPVAALFAGLLTKVSFYALLRTQTLLFPREEPWTLMLVLSVATMLVGVVGALAQNDLNRLLSFLLVSHIGFLLYGLAVFDAAGVSGAALYAAHHITVLATLFLVSGLITRRTGTVALDRMGGLLRTSPGLAILFAIPALTLAGVPPTAGFVAKLALLQAGAASGPAERAVAGVVIVASLLTLYALVRVWVRVFWGEPQPPVPDVDPTDEVLVGTARTSVPMYAATAGLIAVSLAIAAFAGPLAGVTERAGVDLLDREPYRIAVLGEGP; encoded by the coding sequence GTGAGTGCCCTTCTGCCGCTCCCCGTGCTGCTGCCGATGCTCGGGGCGGCGCTCTCGATCGTCGGCAGCCGGTCGGCGTGGCTGCAGCGCGTCGTCGGGATCGTCGTCCTCGCGGCCGTTGCCGTGTTGGCCGCCGTGCTGCTCGTCGCCGCCGACCGGCAGGGCCCGATCGTCGCCGAGCTCGGCGGCTGGCCCGCGCCCGTCGGGATCGCGCTCGTGGCCGATCGGCTCTCCGCGCTGCTGCTGCTCGTGTCCACGCTGGTCACGCTCGCCGTGCTCGTCTACGCGATCGACCAGCGCATCGCCGACTACGGCAGCGCCACCGCCAGCACCACGTTCCACCCGATGTACCTCATGCTGTGCGCCGGGGTGTCGCTCGCCTACCTCACCGGCGACCTGTTCACGCTGTTCGTGGCGTTCGAGCTGATGCTCACCGCGTCCTACGTCCTGATCACCCGGCGGACCGGCGCCAACCGGATCCGGGCGGGGATGACGTACGTGACGGTCAGCCTGCTGTCGTCGCTGCTGTTCCTCACGGCCGTGGCGATGGTCTACGCCGCCACCGGCACCGTGAACCTCGCCGACCTCGCGGGCCGGGTGGGGGAGCTGCCACCCGGGCTCCAGACGGTGCTGGCGTTGATGCTGCTCGTCGTCTTCGGGATCAAGGCGGCGATCGTGCCGCTGCACTCATGGCTGCCCGACAGCTACCCGAACGCGCCCGGACCGGTGGCGGCGCTCTTCGCGGGGCTGCTCACGAAGGTCAGCTTCTACGCGCTGCTGCGCACCCAGACGCTGCTCTTCCCGCGCGAGGAGCCGTGGACCCTCATGCTCGTGCTGTCGGTCGCCACGATGCTCGTGGGCGTCGTCGGCGCGCTCGCGCAGAACGACCTCAACCGGCTGCTGTCGTTCCTGCTGGTCAGCCACATCGGGTTCCTGCTATACGGGCTCGCGGTTTTCGACGCGGCCGGTGTGTCCGGTGCGGCCCTCTACGCCGCGCACCACATCACGGTGCTCGCCACGCTCTTCCTGGTGAGCGGGCTCATCACCCGGCGCACCGGAACGGTGGCGCTGGACCGGATGGGTGGCCTGCTACGCACATCACCTGGCCTCGCGATCCTGTTCGCCATCCCCGCCCTGACGCTCGCCGGGGTGCCACCGACGGCCGGGTTCGTCGCCAAGCTCGCGCTCCTGCAGGCCGGCGCGGCGAGCGGGCCCGCCGAGCGGGCCGTGGCCGGCGTCGTGATCGTCGCGAGCCTGCTCACCCTCTACGCGCTGGTCCGCGTGTGGGTGCGTGTGTTCTGGGGCGAGCCGCAGCCTCCGGTGCCCGACGTCGACCCCACCGACGAGGTGCTCGTCGGCACGGCGCGCACGTCCGTGCCGATGTACGCGGCCACCGCCGGGCTCATCGCGGTGAGCCTCGCGATCGCGGCCTTCGCGGGCCCCCTCGCCGGCGTGACCGAGCGGGCCGGCGTGGACCTGCTCGACCGCGAGCCCTACCGCATCGCCGTGCTCGGGGAGGGACCGTGA
- a CDS encoding ABC transporter substrate-binding protein, with protein MRRVSFGTCAGAALLAATIAAGGPGVAHAQPPPGGTTLRVALTQDIDSLNPFVAVFLSSTQVMRLTYENLTMVGPDNAVQPGLAESWESSPDGLTWTFRIRDAQWSDGTPITARDVAFTYTQLMTNPAAQDANGSAVTNFAAVTAIDDRTVAITTKQPQASILATDIPIVPEHVWSSRVAQIGTATGAEELPVVGSGPYIVTGHQEGQSVTLSANNRFWRGRPLLDSLQFVRYENVDAAVQGLLKGDVDLVRDLTPAQFDSLDGNPAIGRNEGRNRRYTELLLNWSHPSGVDGQPFGDGHPALRDVRVRKALHHAVDAGAVVERVKQGYSEPGYGIIPPVYPDWTFTPSDGQRRGHDPARARALLDEAGYRPGPDGVRTGPDGRPLTLRLIAGNQVPTNPQLLEFLAGWFTAIGVGVTPQIMSSNQVDDATVAGNFDIAVSGWSVNPDPDATLGQQTCAANGTSESDSGYCNPAYDQLHATQQAAIDETERREIVRRMQSMLYDDVHAIVLTHDAMLEAYRADRFTGFVTQPEDGGVITGQTGYWGYYGARPVAADQAAAGSGGGAAGVVAGVLAAVVVLGGGAFLVARNRRRSRDERE; from the coding sequence ATGCGAAGGGTCTCGTTCGGAACATGCGCGGGAGCCGCGCTGCTCGCGGCCACGATCGCCGCCGGCGGGCCGGGTGTGGCGCACGCCCAGCCACCGCCGGGCGGCACCACGCTGCGGGTCGCACTCACGCAGGACATCGACTCGCTCAACCCGTTCGTCGCGGTGTTCCTGTCCTCCACGCAGGTCATGCGCCTCACCTACGAGAACCTCACCATGGTGGGGCCGGACAACGCGGTGCAGCCCGGGCTCGCGGAGAGCTGGGAGTCCTCGCCGGACGGCCTCACCTGGACGTTCCGGATCCGTGATGCGCAGTGGTCGGACGGAACGCCGATCACCGCACGGGACGTGGCGTTCACCTACACCCAGCTCATGACCAACCCGGCGGCGCAGGACGCGAACGGCTCTGCCGTCACCAACTTCGCCGCGGTCACCGCCATCGACGACCGCACCGTGGCGATCACCACGAAGCAGCCGCAGGCCTCGATCCTCGCCACCGACATCCCGATCGTGCCCGAGCACGTCTGGTCCTCGCGGGTGGCGCAGATCGGCACCGCCACCGGTGCCGAGGAGCTCCCGGTGGTGGGCAGCGGGCCGTACATCGTCACCGGTCACCAGGAGGGGCAGTCGGTCACGCTCAGCGCCAACAACCGCTTCTGGCGCGGCCGCCCGCTGCTCGACTCGCTCCAGTTCGTCCGCTACGAGAACGTCGACGCCGCGGTGCAAGGCCTGCTCAAGGGCGACGTCGACCTGGTGCGCGACCTGACCCCCGCCCAGTTCGACTCGCTGGATGGCAACCCCGCGATCGGCCGCAACGAGGGCCGCAACCGGCGCTACACGGAGCTGCTGCTCAACTGGTCGCACCCGAGCGGCGTGGACGGGCAGCCCTTCGGCGACGGCCACCCGGCCCTGCGCGACGTGCGGGTGCGCAAGGCGTTGCACCACGCCGTCGACGCCGGTGCGGTCGTGGAGCGGGTCAAGCAGGGCTATTCGGAACCGGGGTACGGGATCATCCCGCCGGTCTACCCGGACTGGACGTTCACGCCGTCCGATGGCCAGCGCCGCGGCCACGACCCGGCGCGGGCGAGAGCCCTGCTCGACGAGGCGGGCTACCGCCCCGGCCCGGACGGCGTGCGCACCGGCCCGGACGGCAGGCCGCTCACCCTCCGGCTGATCGCCGGGAACCAGGTGCCCACCAACCCGCAGCTGCTCGAGTTCCTCGCCGGCTGGTTCACCGCGATCGGGGTGGGCGTCACCCCGCAGATCATGTCGTCCAACCAGGTCGACGACGCCACGGTCGCAGGCAACTTCGACATCGCGGTGAGCGGCTGGAGCGTCAACCCCGACCCGGACGCCACGCTCGGCCAGCAGACCTGCGCCGCCAACGGGACGTCGGAGAGCGACTCCGGCTACTGCAACCCCGCATACGACCAGCTCCACGCCACGCAGCAGGCCGCGATCGACGAGACCGAGCGGCGCGAGATCGTGCGGCGGATGCAGTCGATGCTCTACGACGACGTGCACGCGATCGTGCTGACCCACGACGCGATGCTGGAGGCGTACCGCGCCGACCGGTTCACCGGCTTCGTCACCCAGCCGGAGGACGGCGGGGTCATCACCGGCCAGACCGGCTACTGGGGCTACTACGGCGCCAGGCCGGTGGCCGCCGACCAGGCCGCAGCGGGCTCCGGTGGTGGCGCCGCCGGCGTCGTGGCCGGGGTGCTCGCGGCGGTGGTCGTGCTCGGCGGCGGGGCGTTCCTCGTAGCCCGCAACCGGCGGCGCAGCCGCGACGAGCGCGAATGA
- a CDS encoding MnhB domain-containing protein, whose translation MTKPFEEWDRPRQAWMLSGDCRGVRQRTLLLEMTTRALFPTVLVFSVYLLLVGHYGPGGGFAAGLVAGLAFVLRYIAGGSDVAVRVRPPVLIGLGLTVALLTALAPTLVGAPVLATTKLALDLPLVGHVETQTSVFLDVGVYLLIVGVVLDLLRSLGAGIERDMRDAGEPR comes from the coding sequence ATGACCAAACCGTTCGAGGAATGGGACCGGCCCCGCCAGGCGTGGATGCTCTCCGGCGACTGCCGCGGCGTCCGCCAGCGCACGCTGCTGCTGGAGATGACCACCCGGGCGCTCTTTCCCACGGTGCTGGTGTTCTCGGTGTACCTGCTGCTCGTCGGGCACTACGGGCCGGGCGGCGGATTCGCGGCCGGGCTCGTGGCGGGCCTCGCGTTCGTCCTGCGCTACATCGCGGGCGGCAGCGACGTCGCCGTGCGCGTCCGCCCGCCCGTGCTCATCGGGCTCGGGCTCACCGTCGCCCTGCTCACCGCGCTGGCGCCCACCCTCGTCGGTGCTCCGGTGCTCGCCACCACCAAGCTCGCGCTCGACCTGCCGCTCGTCGGGCACGTCGAGACCCAGACCAGCGTGTTCCTCGACGTCGGCGTGTACCTGCTGATCGTCGGTGTCGTGCTCGACCTGCTGCGCTCGCTCGGCGCCGGGATCGAGCGCGACATGCGCGACGCGGGGGAGCCCCGATGA
- the mbhE gene encoding hydrogen gas-evolving membrane-bound hydrogenase subunit E: MLALVAAHLVVAGLLPLVSARSTRAAFGVAAVLPAATLLWALANAGPALAGGLDETTAWSPALGLELSFRLDALGLAMIVLVSGIGAVILAYCIGYFGSASPAATRSAALLLAFAGAMLGLVLADDLLTLYVFWELTSIASFLLVGQGGEKREERRAAVQALLVTVFGGLTMLLGFVLLGEAAGTYRISEILADPPRGGLVTAALPLILLGAFTKSAQLPFHPWLPAAMVAPTPVSAYLHAASMVKAGVYLVARLSPAFADLAVWTVPVLVAGVGTMLVGGWRALSATDLKRLLAFGTVSQLGFLMVLFGAGGRVAAMAGIAMLLAHGMFKATLFLTVGAVDHATGTRDVRELSGVGRAMPGLAVAGALAAASMAGLPPLIGFVGKEAAFEAFLHGTVENWAVAGGLLLGSVLTVAYSARFLWGAFARKPGRDATPVHGLGPALTVPIWLCAAAGPVLGIATPIVDAEAASYAAALPGDPGYHLALWHGFGLPLLFSAIAVACGLALHVARARLTALADRSPLDAQRAYEKAIAGIGRVAVGITGRLQVGSSPAYLATILVTFVLLPGVATVLAGAWPTSVPLYHDVIQVPLAIVVVIAALAVTRARRRFTAVLLVGVIGYGVGGLFIVDGAPDLALAQFLVETLSLVAFVFVLRRLPAHFTETRPSRRIRVPKALLGAVAGFAVAVFALVLSAARTEPATTSAELARLAPEAGATNVISAILVDFRALDTVGEIGVLFVAAAGVASLVLATRHDRRRRGAPVESGQSTPRHEEDVLG, translated from the coding sequence GTGCTCGCTCTCGTGGCGGCGCACCTCGTGGTCGCGGGACTGCTGCCACTCGTGTCGGCGCGCAGCACGCGGGCGGCGTTCGGCGTGGCGGCGGTGCTGCCCGCGGCCACGCTGCTGTGGGCGCTGGCGAACGCGGGTCCTGCGCTCGCAGGCGGTCTCGACGAGACCACGGCCTGGTCGCCCGCGCTCGGCCTCGAGCTGTCCTTCCGGCTCGACGCACTCGGGCTCGCGATGATCGTGCTGGTGTCCGGGATCGGCGCGGTGATCCTCGCCTACTGCATCGGCTACTTCGGGTCCGCCTCCCCGGCCGCCACGCGCTCCGCGGCTCTGCTGCTCGCGTTCGCGGGCGCGATGCTCGGCCTCGTACTCGCCGACGACCTGCTCACGTTGTACGTGTTCTGGGAGCTCACGTCGATCGCCTCGTTCCTGCTGGTCGGGCAGGGCGGCGAGAAGCGCGAGGAGCGAAGGGCGGCCGTGCAGGCGCTGCTCGTCACGGTCTTCGGGGGCCTGACGATGCTGCTCGGCTTCGTGCTGCTCGGTGAGGCGGCGGGCACCTACCGGATCTCGGAGATCCTCGCCGACCCGCCCCGTGGCGGCCTCGTCACCGCCGCGCTGCCGCTGATCCTGCTCGGGGCGTTCACGAAGTCGGCGCAGCTGCCGTTCCACCCGTGGCTCCCCGCCGCGATGGTGGCGCCCACACCGGTGAGCGCGTACCTGCACGCGGCGTCGATGGTGAAGGCGGGCGTCTACCTGGTGGCCCGGCTCTCGCCCGCGTTCGCCGACCTCGCGGTGTGGACGGTGCCGGTGCTCGTCGCCGGGGTGGGCACCATGCTCGTCGGCGGCTGGCGGGCCCTCTCCGCCACCGACCTCAAGCGGCTGCTCGCGTTCGGCACGGTGAGCCAGCTCGGGTTCCTGATGGTGCTCTTCGGTGCGGGCGGGCGAGTGGCCGCGATGGCCGGCATCGCGATGCTGCTCGCGCACGGCATGTTCAAGGCCACCCTGTTCCTCACGGTCGGTGCCGTCGACCACGCCACCGGCACGCGTGACGTGCGTGAACTGTCCGGCGTCGGCCGCGCCATGCCCGGCCTCGCCGTGGCAGGGGCGCTCGCGGCCGCGTCGATGGCCGGGCTGCCGCCGCTGATCGGCTTCGTCGGCAAGGAGGCGGCGTTCGAGGCGTTCCTGCACGGCACCGTGGAGAACTGGGCCGTCGCGGGCGGGCTGCTGTTGGGCTCGGTGCTCACCGTCGCCTACAGCGCGCGCTTCCTCTGGGGAGCGTTCGCCCGCAAGCCCGGCCGGGACGCCACGCCCGTGCACGGCCTCGGCCCCGCGCTGACCGTGCCGATCTGGCTGTGCGCCGCCGCCGGTCCAGTGCTCGGGATCGCGACACCGATCGTCGACGCCGAGGCGGCGAGCTACGCCGCGGCGCTCCCCGGTGACCCCGGCTACCACCTCGCGCTCTGGCACGGGTTCGGACTCCCGCTGCTGTTCTCCGCGATCGCGGTGGCCTGCGGGCTCGCGCTGCACGTCGCCCGCGCCCGGCTGACGGCGCTCGCGGATCGCAGCCCGCTCGATGCCCAGCGCGCGTACGAGAAGGCGATCGCGGGCATCGGCCGGGTGGCGGTCGGCATCACGGGCCGGCTGCAGGTCGGCTCCTCGCCCGCCTACCTGGCCACGATTCTCGTGACGTTCGTGCTGCTCCCGGGCGTGGCCACGGTGCTGGCGGGCGCGTGGCCCACGTCGGTGCCGCTCTACCACGACGTGATCCAGGTTCCGCTCGCGATCGTGGTGGTGATCGCGGCGCTCGCCGTCACAAGGGCACGGCGGCGGTTCACCGCCGTACTGCTCGTCGGTGTGATCGGCTACGGCGTCGGTGGCCTGTTCATCGTCGACGGCGCGCCGGACCTCGCGCTCGCCCAGTTCCTCGTCGAGACGCTCTCGCTGGTCGCGTTCGTGTTCGTGCTGCGCAGGCTGCCCGCCCACTTCACCGAGACCCGCCCGTCGCGGCGGATCCGCGTGCCGAAGGCGCTGCTCGGAGCGGTCGCCGGGTTCGCGGTGGCGGTCTTCGCGCTCGTGCTCTCCGCGGCGCGCACCGAGCCTGCCACCACGAGCGCCGAGCTCGCCCGGCTGGCACCGGAGGCAGGCGCCACCAACGTGATCAGCGCGATCCTCGTCGACTTCCGGGCACTCGACACCGTGGGGGAGATCGGCGTGCTGTTCGTCGCCGCGGCAGGGGTGGCGAGCCTCGTGCTGGCCACCCGCCACGACCGGCGGCGGCGCGGAGCACCGGTGGAGAGCGGGCAGAGCACGCCCCGCCACGAGGAGGACGTGCTCGGATGA